Proteins encoded by one window of Trueperaceae bacterium:
- the map gene encoding type I methionyl aminopeptidase, with protein sequence MILKRRAELEVMAEACAINSAALEAVESALRVGVSTAELDRVAEDAILSRGGKPAYKGYNGFPATLCTSVNEVVVHGFPTDEPLKDGDIVSVDIGTFYRGYAADMARTYAIGTVPVETQRLLEATERSLYAGIAAAQAGARLGDVSAAIQDVVEGAGFWVVREFVGHGIGRDLHEPPEVPNFGRAGTGPVLRPGLVLAIEPMVAQSRTRVLVADDGWTAYTENGSLAAHFEHTVAITEDGPWVLTERRAAGGRDEAAAHTGGVHGA encoded by the coding sequence GTGATACTCAAGCGCCGCGCCGAGCTCGAGGTCATGGCCGAGGCCTGCGCCATCAACAGCGCGGCCCTCGAGGCCGTGGAGTCGGCGCTGCGCGTGGGCGTGTCGACCGCGGAGCTCGATAGGGTAGCCGAGGATGCTATACTCTCGCGCGGCGGGAAGCCCGCCTACAAGGGCTACAACGGCTTCCCCGCCACGCTCTGCACCTCCGTCAACGAGGTGGTCGTCCACGGGTTCCCCACGGACGAGCCGCTGAAGGACGGAGACATCGTTTCGGTCGACATCGGGACGTTCTACCGCGGATACGCCGCCGACATGGCGCGTACCTACGCGATCGGGACGGTCCCTGTCGAGACACAGCGCCTGCTCGAGGCGACCGAGCGGTCACTATACGCCGGTATCGCCGCCGCGCAGGCGGGAGCTCGTCTCGGCGACGTCTCCGCGGCCATCCAGGACGTCGTCGAGGGGGCTGGCTTCTGGGTAGTGAGGGAGTTCGTCGGCCACGGCATCGGCCGTGACCTCCACGAGCCTCCCGAGGTGCCCAACTTCGGTCGTGCCGGCACGGGACCCGTGCTCCGTCCCGGCCTCGTCCTGGCGATCGAGCCCATGGTGGCTCAGAGCCGCACCCGCGTGCTCGTCGCCGACGACGGCTGGACCGCTTACACGGAGAACGGCTCCCTGGCGGCGCACTTCGAGCACACCGTGGCCATCACGGAGGACGGTCCATGGGTGCTCACGGAACGGCGAGCCGCCGGGGGGAGAGACGAGGCGGCCGCCCACACAGGAGGTGTACATGGCGCGTAG
- a CDS encoding adenylate kinase, with protein sequence MAHPSEPTVVLLMGPPGAGKGTQAAKLAASRGLTKLSTGEMLRDHVRRGTELGLRAKSLMDEGVLVPDDLIVAMVRDELSRMDPVRVLLDGFPRTTGQAKALDAMLKELGAPIDAVIVLSVDSEELVRRLMGRAAAEGRSDDNEDTIRTRMQVYQEQTRPLLDYYRAEGKLHRVNGVGTEDEVHERIAQVLDGVSA encoded by the coding sequence GTGGCGCACCCCTCCGAGCCGACCGTCGTACTGCTCATGGGCCCTCCCGGAGCCGGGAAGGGCACCCAGGCGGCGAAGCTCGCCGCGTCCCGCGGCCTGACGAAGCTCTCGACCGGCGAGATGCTGCGCGACCACGTCAGGCGCGGCACCGAGCTGGGCCTGCGCGCGAAGAGCCTGATGGACGAGGGCGTGCTGGTCCCCGACGATCTCATCGTCGCCATGGTGCGCGACGAGCTCTCGCGGATGGACCCGGTGCGCGTGCTGCTCGACGGCTTCCCGCGGACGACCGGCCAGGCCAAGGCGCTCGACGCGATGCTCAAGGAGCTGGGCGCTCCCATCGACGCCGTGATCGTCCTCTCCGTCGACTCCGAGGAGCTGGTGCGGCGCCTCATGGGTCGCGCCGCCGCCGAGGGGCGCAGCGACGACAACGAGGACACCATCAGGACGCGCATGCAGGTCTACCAGGAGCAGACGAGGCCGCTCCTCGACTACTACCGCGCGGAGGGCAAGCTGCACAGGGTCAACGGCGTGGGTACCGAGGACGAGGTCCACGAGCGCATCGCGCAGGTCCTGGACGGTGTGAGCGCGTGA
- the secY gene encoding preprotein translocase subunit SecY: MLQAFRNALVIPDLRRKLLVTIGLLGAYRLMVHIPTPGVDIDALQGGVLSSDIFSLLNFISGGNFEVFSIAALGVVPYITASIIIQLLTSMYPPLERLAREGEEGRRKITQYTRLGATALGAVQALFLAVALLGPSGALKVGWSNGPFFWFVVLVTQVAGISIVMWLGEKITEYGVGNGISLIIYAGIVASFPGALGQQLALIGTGEANVFGLLIYFVLLVAAIAGMVLVQQSERRIPVQYARKVVGRKVMGGQSTYIPLRLNAAGVIPIIFAVAILVLPQTILGAFPNIVWMQNLGNWFNPGQWQGLLVSTLLIIAFTYFYTQVSFDPKRISENLREYGGFVPGVRPGQPTTEHLTRITTRITLWGALFLGAVNALPQVFAWITGSAQLSFAFSGTGLLIMVGVALDTLRQLESQLMMRHYEGFVQRGRIRGRGRRF, translated from the coding sequence ATGCTCCAGGCCTTCCGCAACGCCCTCGTCATCCCCGACCTGAGGAGGAAGCTCCTCGTCACGATCGGGCTGCTGGGCGCCTACCGCTTGATGGTGCACATCCCCACGCCGGGCGTCGACATCGACGCCCTGCAGGGGGGCGTGCTCTCGAGCGACATCTTCTCGCTGCTGAACTTCATCTCGGGCGGGAACTTCGAGGTCTTCTCGATCGCCGCGCTGGGGGTCGTCCCCTACATCACGGCGAGCATCATCATCCAGCTCCTCACCTCGATGTACCCGCCGCTCGAGCGGCTGGCGCGCGAGGGCGAGGAAGGCCGCCGCAAGATCACGCAGTACACGCGCCTCGGGGCCACGGCGCTCGGCGCCGTCCAGGCGCTGTTCCTCGCCGTGGCGCTGCTGGGGCCGTCCGGCGCGCTGAAGGTCGGCTGGAGCAACGGGCCCTTCTTCTGGTTCGTCGTCCTCGTCACGCAGGTCGCCGGCATCTCCATCGTGATGTGGCTGGGCGAGAAGATCACCGAGTACGGCGTGGGCAACGGCATCTCGCTGATCATCTACGCCGGCATCGTCGCGTCGTTCCCCGGCGCGCTGGGCCAGCAGCTCGCGCTCATCGGCACCGGCGAGGCCAACGTCTTCGGCCTGCTCATCTACTTCGTGCTGCTCGTCGCCGCGATCGCCGGCATGGTGCTGGTGCAGCAGTCCGAGCGCCGCATACCCGTGCAGTACGCGCGGAAGGTCGTGGGGCGCAAGGTGATGGGCGGTCAGTCCACCTACATCCCGCTGCGCCTCAACGCCGCCGGCGTGATCCCCATCATCTTCGCCGTGGCGATCCTGGTGCTCCCGCAGACGATCCTGGGGGCGTTCCCCAACATCGTGTGGATGCAGAACCTGGGGAACTGGTTCAACCCCGGCCAGTGGCAGGGCCTGCTCGTGAGCACCCTGCTGATCATCGCGTTCACGTACTTCTACACGCAGGTGTCGTTCGACCCGAAGCGCATCTCGGAGAACCTCCGCGAGTACGGCGGCTTCGTGCCCGGCGTGCGTCCGGGCCAGCCGACCACCGAGCACCTCACGCGCATCACGACCCGCATCACCCTGTGGGGCGCCCTGTTCCTCGGCGCCGTCAACGCGCTGCCCCAGGTCTTCGCCTGGATCACCGGCTCGGCGCAGCTGTCCTTCGCCTTCTCCGGCACCGGCCTGCTGATCATGGTCGGCGTCGCGCTCGACACCCTGCGGCAGCTCGAGTCGCAGCTGATGATGCGCCACTACGAGGGCTTCGTGCAGCGCGGACGCATCCGCGGACGCGGGAGGCGCTTCTAG
- the rplO gene encoding 50S ribosomal protein L15 yields the protein MKLNELRPAPGAKKARKRVGRGVGSGRGKTAGRGQKGQKSRSGYSGGAGWEGGRSRLIMRLPKRGFTRPKAPLQVVNVGDLNVFAAGDEVDAVALKARGLVRRADHPVKLLGDGALEVKGLTIRVDQASRAAAEAVAAAGGTLVLPEGEAEEPAGSADGSEES from the coding sequence GTGAAGCTCAACGAACTACGGCCGGCGCCGGGGGCGAAGAAGGCCCGCAAGCGCGTCGGCCGCGGCGTGGGCAGCGGCCGGGGCAAGACCGCCGGACGCGGGCAGAAGGGCCAGAAGAGCCGCTCCGGCTACAGCGGCGGCGCGGGCTGGGAAGGCGGACGCTCGCGGCTGATCATGCGCCTGCCCAAGCGCGGGTTCACCCGCCCCAAGGCGCCGCTGCAGGTCGTGAACGTCGGCGACCTCAACGTCTTCGCCGCGGGCGACGAGGTCGACGCCGTCGCGCTGAAGGCGCGCGGGCTCGTGCGGCGCGCCGACCACCCCGTGAAGCTCCTCGGCGACGGCGCGCTCGAGGTGAAGGGCCTGACGATCCGCGTCGACCAGGCCTCGCGCGCCGCCGCCGAGGCGGTCGCCGCCGCCGGCGGCACGCTGGTGCTGCCGGAGGGCGAGGCCGAGGAGCCGGCGGGCTCCGCCGACGGGTCCGAGGAGAGCTAG
- the rpmD gene encoding 50S ribosomal protein L30: protein MKVTLRRSLIGVPKDQRATVRALGLRKTGDSREVKDDPSTRGMLRKVAYLLDIEGWEGK from the coding sequence ATGAAGGTCACGCTGCGCAGGAGCCTCATCGGCGTGCCCAAGGACCAGCGCGCGACCGTGCGGGCGCTGGGCCTGCGGAAGACCGGCGACTCCCGCGAGGTGAAGGACGACCCCAGCACCCGCGGGATGCTCAGGAAGGTCGCCTACCTTCTCGACATAGAAGGGTGGGAGGGCAAGTGA
- the rpsE gene encoding 30S ribosomal protein S5 has translation MADTDFEDKVIFIRRTAKTYKGGRRFRFGAMVVIGDRNGRVGLGLGKAREVPVAVQKGQYVARRNIIRVPIAEPGTIPHEVVGEHGTSRVLLKPAGAGTGVIAGSVPRAIVELAGYRNLLTKELGSRNQTNVAYAVMEGLKQLKTYEEAKRERESAR, from the coding sequence ATGGCTGACACCGACTTCGAAGACAAGGTCATCTTCATCCGCCGCACCGCCAAGACCTACAAGGGCGGCAGGCGGTTCCGCTTCGGCGCGATGGTCGTCATCGGCGACCGCAACGGCCGCGTCGGCCTCGGCCTCGGCAAGGCCCGCGAGGTGCCGGTCGCCGTGCAGAAGGGCCAGTACGTGGCGCGCCGCAACATCATCCGCGTGCCGATCGCCGAGCCCGGCACGATCCCGCACGAGGTAGTGGGCGAGCACGGCACCAGCCGCGTGCTGCTCAAGCCCGCCGGCGCCGGCACCGGCGTGATCGCCGGCAGCGTGCCGCGCGCGATCGTCGAGCTCGCGGGCTACCGCAACCTCCTCACCAAGGAGCTGGGCTCCCGCAACCAGACGAACGTCGCCTACGCCGTGATGGAGGGCCTCAAGCAGCTCAAGACCTACGAGGAGGCCAAGCGGGAGCGGGAGTCGGCGCGATGA
- the rplR gene encoding 50S ribosomal protein L18, with product MNVNERRLRRTNRTRRNLRRPVDTGRLRLSVFRSAKHIYAQVIDDRTGRTVAEANTKNVEVSGDKTAQAKAVGLAIAQRALEAGVKRVVFDRGPFKYHGRVKALAEGAREGGLEF from the coding sequence ATGAACGTCAACGAACGCAGGCTGCGCCGCACCAACAGGACGCGCCGGAACCTCAGGCGGCCGGTCGACACCGGCAGGCTGCGCCTCTCGGTGTTCCGCAGCGCCAAGCACATCTACGCCCAGGTCATCGACGACCGCACGGGCAGGACCGTCGCCGAGGCCAACACCAAGAACGTCGAGGTCTCGGGCGACAAGACCGCGCAGGCCAAGGCCGTGGGCCTCGCCATCGCCCAGCGGGCGCTCGAGGCCGGCGTCAAGCGCGTGGTCTTCGACCGCGGCCCCTTCAAGTACCACGGACGCGTCAAGGCCCTCGCCGAAGGGGCCCGCGAGGGAGGCCTCGAGTTCTGA
- the rplF gene encoding 50S ribosomal protein L6 — protein MSRVGRNPIRLPKGVEVKAGTPGVVEVKGPKGALTVNVHPSLGVAVEDGVLTVTRQGDDREQRAQHGLARALIANAVTGVSEGYTRDLEIHGVGFRCQMKGQNLELSIGFSHPVVVEPLEGVTLAAPEPTKIQVSGIDKQAVGQMAANIRAIRPPDAYHGKGVRYAGEQVRLKPGKAAAR, from the coding sequence ATGTCGCGCGTAGGCCGCAACCCCATCCGCCTCCCCAAGGGCGTCGAGGTCAAGGCCGGCACGCCCGGGGTCGTGGAGGTCAAGGGCCCCAAGGGCGCCCTGACCGTGAACGTGCACCCCTCGCTCGGCGTCGCGGTCGAGGACGGCGTCCTGACCGTGACGAGGCAGGGCGACGACCGCGAGCAGCGCGCCCAGCACGGCCTCGCCAGGGCGCTGATCGCGAACGCCGTGACCGGCGTGTCGGAGGGCTACACCCGCGACCTCGAGATCCACGGGGTGGGCTTCCGCTGCCAGATGAAGGGCCAGAACCTCGAGCTCTCGATCGGCTTCTCGCACCCCGTCGTCGTGGAGCCGCTGGAGGGCGTGACGCTGGCCGCGCCGGAGCCGACGAAGATCCAGGTGAGCGGCATCGACAAGCAGGCCGTCGGGCAGATGGCCGCCAACATCCGCGCGATAAGGCCGCCCGACGCCTACCACGGCAAGGGCGTCCGCTACGCGGGCGAGCAGGTCCGTCTCAAGCCGGGCAAGGCCGCCGCGCGCTGA
- the rpsH gene encoding 30S ribosomal protein S8, which translates to MQTDPIADMLTRIRNAAAVAMPSVDVPASKFKKALAEILVREGYLKDVEEVEEGGKRVLRIGLKYGPKRQSVISSIRRVSKPGRRAYTKSKGVPVVRGGLGLAIISTPLGLLADREARAKNVGGEIICEVW; encoded by the coding sequence ATGCAGACCGATCCGATCGCAGACATGCTGACGCGGATTCGCAACGCCGCCGCGGTCGCGATGCCCAGCGTCGACGTGCCGGCGAGCAAGTTCAAGAAGGCCCTGGCCGAGATCCTCGTCCGCGAGGGCTACCTCAAGGACGTCGAGGAGGTGGAGGAGGGCGGCAAGCGCGTCCTGCGCATCGGCCTGAAGTACGGGCCGAAGCGCCAGAGCGTGATCAGCTCGATCCGCCGCGTCTCGAAGCCTGGCCGTCGCGCCTACACCAAGTCGAAGGGCGTGCCCGTCGTGCGCGGCGGGCTGGGCCTCGCCATCATCTCCACCCCCCTGGGGCTCCTCGCCGACCGCGAGGCCCGCGCCAAGAACGTGGGCGGCGAGATCATCTGCGAGGTGTGGTGA
- a CDS encoding type Z 30S ribosomal protein S14, translating into MATKAQIAKAQRQPKFRSRQINRCGRCGRSRAYLRDFGLCRICMREMAHKGYLPGVVKSSW; encoded by the coding sequence GTGGCTACCAAGGCCCAGATCGCGAAGGCCCAGCGCCAGCCGAAGTTCAGGTCGCGCCAGATCAACCGCTGCGGACGCTGCGGACGGTCCCGCGCCTACCTGCGCGACTTCGGCCTCTGCCGCATCTGCATGCGCGAGATGGCGCACAAGGGCTACCTGCCCGGCGTCGTCAAGTCGAGCTGGTGA
- the rplE gene encoding 50S ribosomal protein L5 — MEQVQSPTRQRYQAVRQQLVERHGYGNVMAVPRIEKVVINMGLGEAREDSKVLERASRELAQIALQRPAVTRAKKSVSNFKIRAGMPVGLRVTLRGVRMWSFLDRLIHVALPRVRDFRGVPTSSFDGRGNYSLGIREQLVFPEIDYDQVDATRGFDVTIVTTAKTDEEARTLLELIGMPFRK, encoded by the coding sequence ATGGAACAGGTTCAGTCGCCCACCAGGCAGCGCTACCAGGCGGTGCGCCAGCAGCTCGTGGAGCGGCACGGCTACGGGAACGTGATGGCGGTCCCGCGCATCGAGAAGGTCGTCATCAACATGGGGCTCGGCGAGGCGCGCGAGGACTCGAAGGTGCTCGAGCGCGCCAGCCGCGAGCTCGCCCAGATCGCGCTGCAGCGCCCCGCCGTCACGCGGGCGAAGAAGTCGGTCTCGAACTTCAAGATCCGGGCCGGCATGCCCGTGGGGCTGCGCGTGACGCTGCGCGGCGTGCGCATGTGGTCGTTCCTCGACAGGCTCATCCACGTGGCGCTCCCGCGCGTGCGCGACTTCCGCGGCGTGCCCACGAGCAGCTTCGACGGGCGCGGGAACTACAGCCTCGGCATCCGCGAGCAGCTGGTGTTCCCCGAGATCGACTACGACCAGGTCGACGCCACGCGCGGCTTCGACGTCACCATCGTCACGACGGCGAAGACCGACGAGGAAGCCAGGACGCTGCTCGAGCTCATCGGCATGCCGTTCAGGAAGTAA
- the rplX gene encoding 50S ribosomal protein L24: MPAVRSRIRKGDRVRVIAGKHKGEEGEVISVLRDKGRVLVKNVNIIKKARKPTQDNPRGGFVEQEASIHISNVQLVDPQENRPTRIGVRVKDDGTKVRVAKRSGAELDE; encoded by the coding sequence ATGCCAGCGGTCAGGTCCCGCATCAGGAAGGGCGACCGCGTCCGCGTCATCGCCGGCAAGCACAAGGGCGAGGAGGGCGAGGTCATCAGCGTCCTCCGCGACAAGGGCCGCGTGCTCGTCAAGAACGTCAACATCATCAAGAAGGCTCGCAAGCCCACGCAGGACAACCCGCGCGGCGGCTTCGTCGAGCAGGAGGCCAGCATCCACATCAGCAACGTGCAGCTCGTCGACCCGCAGGAGAACAGGCCCACGCGCATCGGCGTGAGGGTCAAGGACGACGGCACGAAGGTGCGTGTCGCCAAGCGCAGCGGCGCCGAGCTGGACGAGTGA
- the rplN gene encoding 50S ribosomal protein L14, translating into MIQQETYLDVADNSGARTIQCIRVLGTGQQFVGTVGDVIVAAVKDAIPHAAIKKGDVVKAVIVRTKKEVNRKDGSSIRFDSNAAVIINNQNEPRGTRVFGPVARELREKRFMRIVSLAPEVL; encoded by the coding sequence ATGATCCAGCAAGAGACCTACCTCGACGTTGCCGACAACTCCGGCGCCCGCACGATCCAGTGCATCAGGGTGCTCGGCACCGGTCAGCAGTTCGTCGGCACCGTGGGCGACGTGATCGTGGCGGCCGTCAAGGACGCGATCCCGCACGCCGCCATCAAGAAGGGCGACGTCGTCAAGGCCGTGATCGTGCGGACGAAGAAGGAAGTCAACCGCAAGGACGGCTCCTCGATCCGCTTCGACTCGAACGCGGCCGTGATCATCAACAACCAGAACGAGCCGCGCGGCACGCGCGTGTTCGGTCCGGTCGCGCGCGAGCTGCGCGAGAAGCGCTTCATGCGCATCGTCTCGCTCGCGCCGGAGGTGCTGTGA
- the rpsQ gene encoding 30S ribosomal protein S17 codes for MKKLMQGRVVSDKADKTVTVVVERRFKHPLYGKVVTVSKKYLAHDEGNEFGVGDLVEIAASRPLSKRKRWVVTRLVEKARA; via the coding sequence ATGAAGAAGCTGATGCAGGGCCGCGTCGTGTCAGACAAGGCCGACAAGACCGTGACCGTCGTGGTCGAGCGGCGCTTCAAGCACCCGCTCTACGGCAAGGTCGTGACCGTGTCCAAGAAGTACCTGGCGCACGACGAGGGCAACGAGTTCGGCGTGGGAGACCTCGTCGAGATCGCCGCGAGCCGTCCGCTGAGCAAGCGCAAGCGCTGGGTCGTGACGCGCCTCGTCGAGAAGGCCCGCGCCTAA
- the rpmC gene encoding 50S ribosomal protein L29, translated as MRSSEARRLSGDEIAAEVEKRRQELLDLRIQSAIGQTSNPRRIRAAKREIARLLTIAKEKAES; from the coding sequence ATGAGGTCCAGTGAGGCTCGCCGGCTGAGCGGCGACGAGATCGCCGCCGAGGTCGAGAAGCGCCGCCAGGAGCTCCTCGACCTCCGCATCCAGTCCGCGATCGGCCAGACCTCCAACCCGCGCCGGATCAGGGCCGCCAAGCGCGAGATCGCGCGGCTCCTCACGATCGCCAAGGAGAAGGCTGAGAGCTGA
- the rplP gene encoding 50S ribosomal protein L16 codes for MLLPKRVKYRKQMRGRMTGSTKGGDYVAFGDYGLVALEPGWIKSNQIEACRITMSRFFKRGGKIYIRIFPDKPITKKPQEVRMGKGKGAVEYWVSVVKPGRVMFEVSNVTEEQAREAFRLASHKLPIKTKMVKREIYDEVQ; via the coding sequence ATGCTGCTACCCAAACGCGTCAAGTACCGCAAGCAGATGCGCGGCCGCATGACCGGCAGCACCAAGGGCGGGGACTACGTCGCCTTCGGCGACTACGGCCTCGTCGCCCTGGAGCCGGGCTGGATCAAGTCGAACCAGATCGAGGCGTGCCGCATCACGATGAGCCGTTTCTTCAAGCGCGGCGGCAAGATCTACATCAGGATCTTCCCCGACAAGCCGATCACGAAGAAGCCGCAGGAAGTGCGCATGGGCAAGGGCAAGGGCGCCGTGGAGTACTGGGTCTCCGTCGTCAAGCCCGGCCGCGTGATGTTCGAGGTCTCGAACGTCACCGAGGAGCAGGCGCGCGAGGCCTTCAGGCTGGCGTCGCACAAGCTGCCCATCAAGACGAAGATGGTCAAGCGGGAGATCTACGATGAGGTCCAGTGA